Within Anopheles ziemanni chromosome 2, idAnoZiCoDA_A2_x.2, whole genome shotgun sequence, the genomic segment TCCATCGATAGACCGTAACAGCAGCGTTTGCTgaagggcgaaaaaaaaacattagtaAATAAGGAGGGCACACATCCCGACTTTACCATGAGAGTTGGCCATACTCACCGATAAAGCGGATATGCCTGATGGCGGTCCTCGTTATAGAGATGCGGTGCCGGATCGATCTCCCTCAAACGGTTACGCCGCTCGATTTCGTTGAACATCAACGTCAGGTTGTGACGACCGGTGGTATATATCTGGTAGCATATGAGGCCCCGAAGGCATTCGCCCTCCTCGTTTACCGGCGATTCCATTACGAATGGTGGCGCCACTGAAACTACCACTCGGAAcattgtttttgctttaccGGATAGACCTAGGGATGAGTTGAATATGTTAAGTTTAATGGTTCTTTTCAGTAAACCGAGTTAACATTTTGACATGTGGAAAATAGATGGAAGTggtcttctccttcttcttgcccgttaagggcttacgagactttttccatatgtgtacgtggatagtcaatcctctcgtacaggggaggggtccggtctcggttgggattcgaacccacgccgttgaggtggtgagcctcggcgatcatgggccgattttctaaccggcgctaccgctcggctgtcgcgaacCCCAGATGGGTCTTGCCCACTTTTTGAAAGTCGATGGAAATGTATAACTCACCCGAAACGGTAACATCTCCACCAGGCCAAATAATCGTATCCAGGTGGACCGATCGTCCCGTTATCAGCCCTACCCTCCGCCATTTTGTCGCGATGCCCAAATTGCCTTTCTCCGTATCCGTACCGATTGTTCCGGATCCGCTGGCCGTACCGTTCGTCGATGTGCCGTAGTGTTTGCCATGCGACGAATTATCACCGGAGTGGTCTGGTTTGGTTGATGATTGTCTCGTTGTTGGCACCAGgttcaatatttcaaaatggctTACAAGCGATTTTTCGATAAATCCACTCGCTATCGGAAATCCTGAGAGTGCTTGGCGTGCGTTTGTTTGGAGGTTTCTggaaaaaaaccacaacagATCAATAGAGTTCAACTGATGAAGACACATTTTCATTGTCTTTTATACCGTGCAAAGTTGTACGCTTTCGTCTGCTCTGCTCGGTTGATCGAACCCATACATCCTCCTTTGTAGCGAGTggcaccgccaccaccaccaccactacgaCCACGTCCACGGTCGCCACTTCCTGCCGGTCCTCCGCGGTCCGTATTATACTTATGGTTTGTGGGCGCTGACCACCAGGTGCTTTGGCGTTTAACTCTAGAACTATTTGTACTACCGACATCACTGAAATTTGCACTACTATTGCTTACAGGCGAAATAATATCGTATGTCACGTTCATCGTTTCCTTGGCCGCTCCCGTGTCTATCGCTACATTCCCTGGATATTCCTGCTTTTCCGCTTGCGGTGGTACCGACGTCCCCGCGCCGTCTACTATCGTCGAGTGGGGTTCATGTCTTAAAAAGCTAGTCTCGTGAACACTTTGTTGTGTATTTGCACTGTTAACTGGTAATGTTAAAATGTTGTCGACAACCGACCGCTTCCGGGGCGCTTGCCCTGGACGCTGACCGCGCTGTCCCTTGGGAAGATCCTGCGTTGTGCTTCGGGTGGTACTGATTGACCCGGAACTCTGCCACGAGCGTCCTTTCCCAATAGTCGGTGTATCTTCCCGTTCGACTTTGGCCCAGGTCGCGGCAAACAATCGTACAGCCGCACGGATGAAGTGGCGATCAATTTTCATCTTAACCGGTCGAAGGGCAAGTAGCCCAACCGGGAAATCCTGGTTATGGTGAAACAGTACGTGACCGGAGGAGTTGTGCGGCTTGAGCTGATATTCGCTGCTTCGTTTCAGCTTCATTTCCTGCCCAGCGATACTGTCCACTGCCGGCAGTCCCAGCTCATCGTCGACCGCAGCTAATGGAAGTACGCGTCCTTCATCCTCGAAGTCATCGAACTCCTCCGAGTCCTCTTCGAACCGATCTGAACGACGCAAAACGTCCACCAGGCTATGATTGCTATGTCCATCCTTTTCAACCCGGCCACTCTTCACCTTCTCCGGACGTCGTGCTTTACCTTGCTTCGAGTTTCCGGACGCCCCCAGGGAACCGATCGAATCCCCGTCCGGGTGCGGGTTGATTAATGCCGCACTCCCGTACCGCGCCGAGTAGCCTTCTACAAATGTGCGCGTCCGATTCTTTCGTCTCGGATCAAAGTCCTCAAACTCCATCCTCCGCTCCACCAGATCGGCCAGATGCGAATGGTGCCGCAAATCGAACGTGTCGTAGAAATCATTCTCTAGCTCGCTGCGTCCACCCATCCCGACACCGGTTTCCATCTGCTGTTTGGGGTTGTATGAAGCTTGGCCTGCCTCGTAGAACTCGGTTGCTGATGTCGTGTCCATCCACAGCCAGACAAAGTGTCCGTTTAGCATCTTCATGCGCTGTGCCTCGGCCATTATTAGTCGAGCAACTTTGAGATTGCAAAGTACCAACACCACGCCTTTGGTAGATCGAGAGATATAGGctaattttctaaaaaaaaaatagataaatttgttgatatttttatcTTCATCAAGATTCTTCCTGAAAAAAACTACTAACttgtaaattaaatcaaagttCGTTGGAAGTGTTATTATAATTGGATTCAGCGGCTTTTGACGAAGCGGAGTGCCTTTTTTGCCACTGATAAGAACGTATGTATCGACATCGCAGAGAATGTGGTATGAATGCCAATGAACCTTTAAATACGCGAAAAATGGATGTATTAAATATTATATAAAACCCGCGATAGATGCACTCTTACTTGTAAAAAGGTTGCTCTGATCGCTTCAAAAATTTCCCTAGAGGATGGCTGTAGTATTGCTTGTAATTTTGTTGATAGCTGCAATGGGACAAAAGAGAACCCGCTGGTAAAGTAAATCCAAATGATTCTGTGAGCCCCTTAGCTTACCTCATCGTGGGAATTATGAAGTGAGGCAATTCCTCCCTTCGCCCACAGGACGGGCACCTTCATCGCGTTACCAGCGAGGGCTAACGACTTTGCCGCTTGGCTGTCACCCACGATGACCATTCCGGCCAGTGGCACACCGTCGATCGAATCGCATGCCCCCGTGATGAGCTTAGAGGAAAACCGTCCATTGTCCGGAAGGTTGATGTAAATGGGCCTGAGTGGAGGTCCTTGCGGGTTCCCGAACGGTGGGCCCATATCGATGAGCGTGCGGGCCAACGTACGTCCCCATAGTTTAGCGCCACCACCCACGGCCACCGCAAAGTAAACAGCATCCGGTCGATCCGGAAAGACAGGCTGCGACCCATCGTCGAAGGAGGCCGGTGGTTGAGCCTTCAGCATTTCAGCGACCGGCGGTAGTGGTGAGGGTACTCCAGACAGCAACTCCGAATATTGGCCACCGATACCACGAACCAGCGTGGAACGTGtgcttgtttcatttttgggCGTCCCAACCACGAACGAAATAACCAGTAAAAATATGCTGCAAACCGCTACGTGTGGGGATCCGCTCGGAGACCTCAGTTTTCGCATTATCCGGTCGAAATCCATCGCTTTCTAATCGTTGGCTTATTCCGTTACTGTTGCAGCAACACCTCCGGGGCTTTGTTTGAGGTCGAGTCAATCTAACCTTGCGGACTGTTTATGCATGTGCCAATCGTATTGTCCTGACGAATGGTAAAAAGTCTTCGtctacgaaagaaaaaaacacattttaatgaATTATCCAAATTCTATGCAAACAAATATTCCCGTACAAAAGCACCATGCcaaaaaaagttatagaacATGATTTTATCACCAGATATCCTTCAATGCATCCACAAACACTCATGACCGTGATTGATTATATAATCGTTACATTGAAATCACCAGCTATCAAACCATTTCGATGTATCGATAGAGGGTTGAAAAAAGCGATGAAAATACTAACTGCTAATCTAGAATGTTCACATCTGACGCAAAAGATAAGTATCGTTGTTGGCGAAAAGTACTAATACACAAATATGTCAGTAAGTACCTAAAAGAATGTTCCTTGTCCAAACGTGTTTCATGGTAGTCACCATTGAAAACTTGTTGACATAATAGTGTCCTTCTGTAGTACTGCTTTTTTACACTCACCGATCAATGCTAGTGCCATATGCCGTCGTTAACGTTGGTTTCATAATTTATCCACTTTTGCTGGCGTTTTATGTCGCTGTAGTCAATGTGGTTTTGCACTATTGCTTTTTCAACTAGTGCGGAATGGCAGAGAATACAAATCAAACTCACTTTCggaaggagtttttttttctagttgcTTGAACTTATCAGCAGGACGTGAGATGGAGGGGTTGGGATGGATTCTTTTTTCGGTCTAGGAGAAACCCTCCGCTCCTGCAAATCCTCTACCGAAGAAGAGGCTGCAGCTCCTGCTGAGTTCACCGATGGCACGTAAATAACTCTTGCTTTTACAGCTTCCTACTTCAAAACAATGTCTTCATCTTGGCGAGGCTCCAGGTTGTGCGCATGTGCGAGGCAATGTTTTCATGTTGCTCAGCCCAGAGAAAAAGGATAATACACATCAGGCATTTACTCGCTAGGACTTCTCACTGGATCCGGGGGAGCTGCAAAGAGTGTTTGAAAGATATTCAAAGGAGTTGATCTAAAATATATGATAGAAATTGTTAGTAATCTTTGAGGGTAAAAGCGGGCTCCACTGGTGCttgaagttttaaaaaaattgtcgTTCGGGTTTAGTTGACCTTTTGGATTCTTTTTCACTTACTTCCCgattttgaattgaaattattgtaataCATACTTTTCAATCCCCGTCGGATTCTTAATATATTTTCATACAAATGTGCGTTTTTTCGAGGAACTTCAATTAAACTCAATACAAAAATTGTCATTAATTCggttaaaatggaaaaatacctAACATCGTGTGAATAAAGAACGTTTAAATTAATCATTCATtataatgattaaaatttgcCTATTTAACGAAACTAAACGAACttcaaaatttttaaacataatGCCATAATTTATGTATCTATTCACCTTGGTCTATGGTTATGGCGTGTTgccatacttttttttacatatgtCAGTACAGCAAAACCTGTTCAGAGCTTCGCTGAATGATATCTACGcaataaaatcgaaaataattcttcatatttgtttttaattaaagggaaaactttaccTGTTCCATAGCAGAATGCAAGGTAATAACATGAAATCAAAGTGTACCGCAATGATCGTGAAAACCACTACAAAGTGTACCAAAAGACGGCGACGGTCCTGTAGCCTGGAGCAGATGCTGACGCATCGGGGAATgtccaaaaaaaatcaattatccCCGGTGTCAGCCTAATTCTTCAATCTGCTAATGTCTTGTTCTGTGTATGCATTTTCAGGTGATCAACAACAATTCTTTAGCGGACAATCGTACCCGCAACAACCAGGATACAATGTGGGCTTTGCTCCACAACCCGCCGTCGCTCCGGGTTTTCACCCAAGTGCGTTCGCTCCGTCACCGGAGGCCGCAGGATATGCCCCTTACGATGCCGAATCGACAACTGCTAAAGGCTTCGACTTCAGTGATCAATCCATAAGACGAGGCTtcataaaaaaagtttactCCATTTTGACCGTACGTATAGCTAGCAGCATACACTTGAAACCGATTGTTTCCTTATCATCTTTTACTGTTTATATGTTTGCTATATTATAGGTACAGCTGGCAATAACGTTTACTTTTGTCACTGTCGTCATGCTCCACAAGCCAACGAGGCGTGTGGTGCAAGAAAGTGTACCTCTATTTTGGATTGCATTCATCGTTATGTTCGTAGCGCTCATCGGCATCTCCTGCTGTGGGGAAATGCGGCGTAAAGCACCAATGAACTTTATACTGTTGGGCCTCTTTACT encodes:
- the LOC131294043 gene encoding uncharacterized protein LOC131294043; this translates as MKSWRNGGLRSDGEWRSYALVVFRRRLFTIRQDNTIGTCINSPQAVCSIFLLVISFVVGTPKNETSTRSTLVRGIGGQYSELLSGVPSPLPPVAEMLKAQPPASFDDGSQPVFPDRPDAVYFAVAVGGGAKLWGRTLARTLIDMGPPFGNPQGPPLRPIYINLPDNGRFSSKLITGACDSIDGVPLAGMVIVGDSQAAKSLALAGNAMKVPVLWAKGGIASLHNSHDELSTKLQAILQPSSREIFEAIRATFLQVHWHSYHILCDVDTYVLISGKKGTPLRQKPLNPIIITLPTNFDLIYKKLAYISRSTKGVVLVLCNLKVARLIMAEAQRMKMLNGHFVWLWMDTTSATEFYEAGQASYNPKQQMETGVGMGGRSELENDFYDTFDLRHHSHLADLVERRMEFEDFDPRRKNRTRTFVEGYSARYGSAALINPHPDGDSIGSLGASGNSKQGKARRPEKVKSGRVEKDGHSNHSLVDVLRRSDRFEEDSEEFDDFEDEGRVLPLAAVDDELGLPAVDSIAGQEMKLKRSSEYQLKPHNSSGHVLFHHNQDFPVGLLALRPVKMKIDRHFIRAAVRLFAATWAKVEREDTPTIGKGRSWQSSGSISTTRSTTQDLPKGQRGQRPGQAPRKRSVVDNILTLPVNSANTQQSVHETSFLRHEPHSTIVDGAGTSVPPQAEKQEYPGNVAIDTGAAKETMNVTYDIISPVSNSSANFSDVGSTNSSRVKRQSTWWSAPTNHKYNTDRGGPAGSGDRGRGRSGGGGGGATRYKGGCMGSINRAEQTKAYNFARNLQTNARQALSGFPIASGFIEKSLVSHFEILNLVPTTRQSSTKPDHSGDNSSHGKHYGTSTNGTASGSGTIGTDTEKGNLGIATKWRRVGLITGRSVHLDTIIWPGGDVTVSGLSGKAKTMFRVVVSVAPPFVMESPVNEEGECLRGLICYQIYTTGRHNLTLMFNEIERRNRLREIDPAPHLYNEDRHQAYPLYRKRCCYGLSMDLLQKLAAEINFDFHLYIVHDGLFGRRIPGLMNEKQTTGPVPPVRSPTPSTNVESKSKFDAQSGRSLKRGSKLKQAQAAANASRDEISYYPFEFSTAPPVRTRQQWNGVIGDLMSGTADLSFAPLSVSKARSEVIDFTIPYFHGGVSLLAAPETSTDIPLLAFLLPFSPELWIAIFTSLNVTAVAVAIYEWLSPFGLNPWGRQRSKNFSMSSALWVMWGLLCGHLVAFKAPKSWPNKFLINVWGGFSVIFIASYTANIAALIAGLLFHNEGKYYEMSMLTQRVGSPIATAAESYVQQNDKRLWEHMKKYQLQSIDEGIQRLKNGTIDLLMCDTPILDYYRGTDQSCSLQRIGDNYIEDSYAIGMSKGFPLKKTMSALISKYSHDGYLDILTAKWYGDLPCFRLDREMAQPKPLGVTAVAGVFLLLGVGMVLGVLILIIEHVFYKYTLPILRHQPKDTIWKSRNIMFFSQKLYRFINCVELVSPHHAAKELVHTIRQGQITSLFQKSVKRKEDEQRRRRKSKAQFFEMIQEIRRNIKLNRVQLDTDVDVDASLSATSESTSQALLPEAHPVGGGRLSVSASASRRASPGQRLRAGFGFGKRDANASASKSSSFASSLNVRRFSTDSIISERLGTIGRRLSRDAATSSPPDLSHHFETFGKGGGVSKEASKFDTYSGKNNSKESIVAVFKCDTFNGKLSAGQDTVDAGASSNSATSVNKDTGRVMPEGEEKPVLPVKTRKRSRRSPLNLELYESSRRRLIPINERVAQGLAPPFLEADTGSALLRDKLHEELRLKYGQTRWKGSSSGNGASESVENGGVESIKSTENQAGSSKRRPNRRL
- the LOC131281071 gene encoding protein lifeguard 1-like yields the protein MQGDQQQFFSGQSYPQQPGYNVGFAPQPAVAPGFHPSAFAPSPEAAGYAPYDAESTTAKGFDFSDQSIRRGFIKKVYSILTVQLAITFTFVTVVMLHKPTRRVVQESVPLFWIAFIVMFVALIGISCCGEMRRKAPMNFILLGLFTLAESFLVAVVSAQYDADVVMIALGITAVICLGLTLFAFQTKYDFTMMGGFLFCVVLVFFMFGLIAIFFEGTVITLIYSALGALIFSMYLVYDTQIMLGGEHKYSISPEEYVFAALSLYLDVINIFLHILRIVAVSRR